A window from Pseudomonas alloputida encodes these proteins:
- a CDS encoding dermonecrotic toxin domain-containing protein, producing the protein MNVKETISLAQVAQRLLGQFPDLHNLARQAAGHVLRRQLGYWLDPDGLYWHEFQSAASSSSSFTGWRHSGPPLRSLSLTELVIQRFSPQQQASADELSVYGGFYRVDASHAVYDERNEVRLDPRQVLTAFWQLDFAGRYTEALSKFRSRHGEDYCVLARARFIAAVGQSALSQPERQELMAVTVADAALPSTVQGLRQARQANAQPQWNALVIGGISAKLMFLHKLKTGRLCLYLADAQAVVKVFDDRHAFQMWMADQATTTAGRERLVRLFVGDGVLAQSLRPRLRNYFKLLAQSRGDTTFSGQAIEGDLFVRLRDSVMDDLTSDAHERLTTNAQLRKADWLSGLQAASFIIAPMAPLGWPVILASLGLGTASLALHLDRAINGKQAWRTAAWWSVLTDILFILLDIAMMRASELFTDGHVPPRVTGQAQASAAKVDWELYMAPAADDLLAVSDQALARQEALLGAVPWADLDAVGPNGEYLDAFGEPYPVYRDELGFGSPAIAEYTSSPERYNNLWRGMPLEGTRAGNIQRSHDLARALGQIGVSNQVRLYRAASSLRGTGFQAVGEGAIEVGDVLVTTDFTSFTENPYALWEVFNDPQTQVSGRGAFDENALVYVLEPGEDMQATPIGPFSRRPDEAESLMMPGRYLQVEKVTAVQGHNYRFTEVCLKALAQAPGGKAVREMRTGQLFDRQALAGRLGVEDDSLMRTFFALPA; encoded by the coding sequence ATGAATGTCAAAGAAACCATTTCTCTCGCCCAGGTGGCCCAGCGCCTGCTCGGGCAATTTCCTGATTTGCACAATCTGGCGCGCCAGGCGGCGGGCCACGTGCTTCGCCGCCAACTGGGGTACTGGCTGGACCCGGACGGGCTCTATTGGCACGAGTTCCAGTCGGCGGCCAGCAGTTCGTCGAGCTTCACCGGCTGGCGCCACAGTGGGCCGCCACTGCGGTCTTTGAGCCTTACCGAACTGGTCATCCAGCGATTCAGCCCGCAGCAGCAGGCCAGTGCTGACGAGTTGAGTGTTTATGGTGGCTTCTACCGGGTGGATGCCAGCCACGCAGTTTACGACGAGCGCAACGAAGTGCGGCTCGACCCTCGGCAAGTACTGACGGCGTTCTGGCAGTTGGATTTTGCAGGGCGCTACACCGAGGCGCTGAGCAAGTTCCGGTCACGGCATGGCGAAGACTATTGTGTCCTGGCCCGTGCCCGCTTCATTGCTGCTGTGGGCCAATCTGCGCTGAGCCAACCTGAGCGCCAGGAACTCATGGCGGTGACGGTCGCTGATGCCGCTCTGCCAAGCACCGTGCAAGGCCTGCGACAGGCCAGGCAGGCGAATGCCCAACCTCAATGGAACGCTCTTGTCATCGGCGGTATCAGCGCCAAGCTGATGTTCTTGCACAAGCTGAAGACTGGCAGGTTGTGCCTCTATCTTGCCGATGCGCAGGCTGTGGTGAAGGTATTCGACGATCGCCATGCGTTCCAGATGTGGATGGCTGACCAGGCCACCACGACTGCGGGGCGAGAGCGGCTGGTCAGGCTGTTCGTCGGGGACGGGGTACTGGCGCAGTCGCTACGCCCGCGTCTACGCAATTACTTCAAGTTGCTCGCACAGTCGCGAGGCGACACCACGTTTTCAGGACAGGCCATTGAAGGGGACCTGTTCGTTCGTCTGCGCGATTCGGTCATGGATGATCTGACCAGCGACGCCCACGAACGGCTGACCACCAACGCACAGTTGCGCAAGGCCGATTGGCTGTCGGGCTTGCAAGCAGCGAGTTTTATAATTGCGCCGATGGCGCCGCTTGGCTGGCCAGTGATATTGGCATCGCTCGGTCTGGGCACCGCAAGCCTGGCGCTGCACCTGGACCGGGCAATCAATGGCAAGCAGGCCTGGCGCACTGCGGCATGGTGGTCAGTACTGACGGATATCCTGTTCATCCTGCTCGATATAGCCATGATGCGTGCCAGCGAGCTGTTCACTGATGGCCACGTCCCCCCGCGTGTGACTGGTCAGGCGCAAGCCTCCGCTGCCAAGGTCGATTGGGAGCTTTACATGGCGCCGGCGGCAGACGACCTGCTGGCTGTGTCGGATCAGGCGCTGGCCCGCCAGGAAGCCCTGTTGGGCGCGGTTCCGTGGGCTGATCTCGATGCCGTGGGGCCCAATGGCGAGTATCTGGATGCATTCGGTGAGCCCTACCCTGTCTACCGCGATGAGCTCGGGTTTGGTTCGCCCGCCATTGCCGAGTACACCAGCTCGCCGGAGCGCTACAACAACCTGTGGCGGGGTATGCCGCTGGAGGGCACTCGCGCCGGGAATATCCAGCGCAGCCATGACCTTGCCCGCGCACTTGGGCAGATTGGCGTCAGTAATCAGGTGAGGCTGTATCGGGCTGCCTCCAGCCTGCGGGGCACTGGTTTTCAGGCAGTTGGTGAGGGTGCCATTGAAGTGGGTGACGTGCTGGTGACCACCGACTTCACGTCATTCACGGAAAACCCCTATGCCCTCTGGGAGGTTTTCAACGACCCGCAGACCCAGGTCAGCGGCAGGGGGGCTTTTGATGAAAATGCGTTGGTGTATGTATTGGAACCGGGCGAAGACATGCAGGCGACGCCCATCGGGCCCTTTTCAAGGCGACCTGATGAAGCGGAGTCTTTGATGATGCCCGGGCGCTACCTGCAAGTGGAAAAGGTGACGGCCGTTCAAGGGCACAATTATCGCTTTACCGAGGTGTGCCTGAAGGCACTGGCGCAGGCGCCAGGCGGGAAGGCCGTGCGTGAAATGCGCACAGGACAGTTGTTCGATCGCCAGGCGCTGGCGGGGCGACTGGGTGTCGAGGATGATTCGTTGATGCGCACATTTTTTGCGCTGCCCGCCTGA